One part of the Halobacteriovorax vibrionivorans genome encodes these proteins:
- a CDS encoding CdaR family protein, producing MLRKIENSRLFEFLQNQFLILTSLALAVFLWFYVVNSEPIETERIYNLSVLPATSVDVTSVSAKEIHVKLKGARAFLKDFHGDDHLKFQIDLKKLKVKRNTKRIKYTIKDSDLVVPFGVEVVEISPKYVTINLDKLIYKNVPVKLNYTNNLPKDLKLISADIEPSKVRIEGARDIMRGVGLVKTRMIDLSEYTGQGEAQVELEELPDFLRYGEKNIVKFKYDIRPQKANLTLKNIPILFVAPNIKFRSRVRKVSLDVLKTGNDKIKESDIKIYADIPADMGKSANIRLRAELPDDVHLLKIHPEVIKVSR from the coding sequence ATGTTACGTAAAATTGAAAATAGTCGACTATTTGAATTCTTACAAAACCAATTTCTTATCCTAACAAGTTTAGCGCTGGCCGTTTTTCTATGGTTCTACGTTGTAAACTCTGAGCCAATTGAAACTGAGAGGATCTATAATCTAAGTGTGCTTCCTGCAACAAGTGTTGATGTTACATCTGTTTCTGCAAAAGAGATTCATGTCAAACTAAAAGGTGCAAGGGCCTTTTTAAAGGACTTTCATGGTGATGATCATTTAAAGTTTCAAATTGATTTGAAGAAATTGAAGGTAAAGCGCAATACTAAAAGAATAAAGTATACGATTAAGGATAGTGATCTGGTTGTCCCTTTTGGTGTTGAAGTTGTAGAAATTTCTCCAAAATATGTAACCATAAACCTTGATAAACTCATTTATAAGAATGTCCCAGTAAAATTAAATTATACAAATAATCTCCCGAAGGACTTAAAACTTATTTCGGCCGATATAGAGCCTTCTAAAGTTAGAATTGAAGGAGCAAGAGATATTATGCGAGGAGTAGGGCTTGTTAAAACTCGTATGATTGATCTATCTGAGTACACTGGACAAGGTGAGGCCCAAGTTGAACTTGAAGAGCTGCCAGACTTCTTAAGATACGGGGAAAAGAATATCGTAAAGTTTAAATATGATATTAGGCCGCAAAAAGCCAATTTAACATTAAAGAATATTCCTATTCTCTTTGTCGCACCTAATATTAAATTTCGCTCTCGAGTGAGAAAAGTTTCCCTAGATGTATTAAAGACAGGAAATGATAAAATTAAAGAAAGTGATATAAAGATTTATGCAGATATTCCTGCAGATATGGGCAAAAGTGCAAATATTCGTTTAAGGGCCGAACTCCCGGAT